In Thermothelomyces thermophilus ATCC 42464 chromosome 5, complete sequence, the sequence GCCTTCTTTCAAATTGCTTACATGGTCTTGGCCAGCTCAACATCAAACTTGCGGGCACGCAGGAAACGCAGCTACCACATTTTGTCAGTAGCCGTCCCCAGCCGATATTGTTCTCTCCGAGCGTTCAATCATACCAGCGTGAGCGTGTCAAGCCGCTCCTTGTAACCCTCCGATTCGAGGAGCAGCCTCAGCTGGTGGACCTGGGCCTGCTGTTGAGGCGTCAGGTAGCCGGGATGCCCGCTCTGGGGGGTTGGGGCCGTAGTCGGGTAGTCGTAGTCATCGTACTTGGGATCGAGCTCCAAGGGTGCGGGTGCGGGCTCAGCCATTTTGTACGCGTCTGTTTAACCGCTGGTAGGAGTTGTTCCGCGATGAAAAGGACAGGGTGTAGGTAAAGGGGAAGTTGCCCAGGACTCAATTTCCCCGCTAGTTTTGGATGCCGTCTGTGGAGGTGTCTTGCGGGTTTCAAGACAGGCGCCGAGCGTGTGGATAGGGGCGAAGAAACCGGCGGTTCGTGGCAAAAGAAAGGGCTTGGGGAGTTGGGGGAAGGGTGCAGAGTGTTGACGGGTCCTGAAATAGGTCAAGGGGCCCAGCGCCGTTGATTTTTTGGCGCGGGTGACTGGGTGACGGCGTGctaggggggggggttgaatGTTGCGGTCAATCACTCTCCACTTGGCCAGCAAACGCCCCGCACAATGGTCGCCTAGCCCCTCGGGCTCCCCACCGTCTGGGCGATCTGGAGATCTGGCATCCCTTTACAGAGTACTATGGACAAGTCGTATAAAGCGCCTGACAACGTAGGTTGGCCGGGGCCGAACCCCAACGCTTAGCGATCGTTAAGCTTACTCGACCGAGCGGCAGTGCCGCACCTGCTGCTGGCTGAAGTCGGGCAACAAAAGGACTCGGCCGCCTCTGCCGCCCTCGTCGGCCCTGCCCAACCAACGACACGCCAGGAACGCCTCACAACAGAAGGTTTCAGTCCGAGTCTATATAACGCAGACCTCTTTCCTCCATAACGTCACGATTTTTGTTTACGAAAAAAGCCGTTTTAGAACTTAAGGGCTCTTCCCtttttctccttcttctcggcTCTAATGTGTTGCGTGCCGAGGATTGGCCCTTCAGCATTGGCACTATCCATACCGGGCCTTCCGTCCAAACACACTTGGCAATGCAGTTGTGCCAGCGACTCGGTCTTTTGGGACGATGAATACTAAACAGAGACAACCGCCACCGGGACGGAAACTATCTGGAAGCAGAGACGCCTGCCGCAGTCCCGTGCGACAAGGGACAAACCATGAACATGGCCTTCCAGATTCGCCTCAGCTCCCGGAGTTCTGAgaatttttccctttccctttctcctcctcctccttctccttgcgCTTTTGCACGACATCCCAGTTGTATACCCTTGCTACCGCGACTTCCATCGTCTGCCCGCGGTTAGCAAAACTTCCTTACCAAAGCAGCTTAAGCGCAAGGCTGGCTCACCGTTATTTGCTCCCGCAGGAAGTCCAGGTCCTCCTCGCAGTTGGACAAACTCTGCTTCGCAGCCTGCAACTTTGACTCAAGgagcgcctcggcctcgtcgatTGGGTAAGACAGCATGACGTTGGCCTGCCAAATGTCAGCCTCTAGAAGCACACTCCCACTCTCGTTGGAAAGGTTCCTACCCCAAGCCACAAGTAAACCTCGTCCGTCGGCGGTATCTCGGCCTTCGCATAGAGAGTGTCGTTCAATTCGAATGTTGTCTCTATCGGATCAGATTCGCCCTGCCACAATCAACCGCCGATCAGCACCATGGCCGCTCATCGAGAGTGGCAACGCCTCGCCCTACCGTCCTCAGCTTCAAAAAGCGGACAGCCTCCAGCGTTTTCCGAATGTCGGGCATTTTGTCCTTTAGTCCCGCTACCCTCCGCTGCAGGTTCTGCTCCATGAACTGGTATTTCCTGCACGCCGACCACGTATCAGCCGAACGCCGTCCGTCAAGGCTGGATTTCAATCTTAACCGGGAGAGCTCACGCAATCATCTCTTGGAACCGACGCAGCGTCGGCTCAACATCTGCTCGTGACGTGACATAGTCCTCGACCTTGTCGACGAATGGCGCATACGGAATGCCACGAGGATTGGAGGGTGTGGCGTCCCTGTCTCGTGCAGGTGGTCAGTCAGCAATAACAGCCAGAGTGCATATGCTAGAATGGCGCCCGCGGGGGAGGGAAAGTTTGGTTAccttgctgctgcttccTTGTCTGTGCTCGCCATCTTGGACAAATTCTCACATGTTGCAGTGGAAGGATACTGCAAGCGACTGTTAACCCGAGCCAACGGAGTGACGTCGGGTTTGGTACCTAGTTTAGGTCAAGCCGTTCTCAAGCTGCTGGCCAAAAATTCATGGCGGGGTCGAGTGGGCAGCGAGGTACTCCTCGTAGGGAGCAAGGTGAAGATGTGGGGTAGCAGGGGTCGACGCTACAAAGTACTTTGTATCCGGATTGCTGTGTGGTACGAAGCGCCCGTGTGTTGGATGCTctctgtatgtacggagtactgtacCTTTCTCCATGCGCTGCCCCATTCTCTATTTGGTTGCACCTGCTTCGTtcgtagtgtatgtacagcaGTACAACTATCTACGACACCTGCACTGACTAGTGCGTAGAATTCTTTAGTTTCTCGAGTACGGCGCTAACGCTTCGCGCAGCAAGCACCTTCTTCTGATTGTGTTACTGTGCTCAAACCTCGCCAGCCAGCTGCGGTGCTCCACAAGCCCGGCCGTGCCCAACCGCCATTTGCATCCCGGTCCCATGAATCTGTGGACGACCCATCCCTCTCTGTACCGCGTCGCGGTATCAGCCCAGAATGATAGCGGGAAGACAAACGCAGTGATTCGGATTACGCTCGCAGGAAATGGGGGGAGTAGCTTGATAGCTCTCCACGGCGAGGGTGTCTCAGGCTGAGGTGTCAACTAGTTGTATGTACACTCAGGACGAGGCATTCTGCGTTTTGAAACACCAATCTTCCAATACCGGAGGTGTTGTATGCAGGATCACTTGAATATGTTTGCACCCATTATTACTGTACCTGGATGATTCGGACAGGGCGAGCATGATTGGTCGCCCCGTTTTGTCACCGCATTCGCAGCGTCGGCGGGAAGCAGCCACGTAGAGCACTGCCAAACGTTTCAAGAGACACCCCATATGGAGTAAATTGGAGTAATCTGTATCCTTCAGAGCCGTCAATCAAACTATTGTTTCTCAGCAGGATGGCCCGTTGCTCATGGGGGATGTACCCTGGTAGGTAGTTCGTTGTTGATGACTTCCTTGGATGAGCCTGCTGCGCATGAAGGTGCCGGGGCCCCAGGTTGGGTGCCTAAAACTAACTGTAAACAGACGCACGGTGGCGACGACGTAGCCGAACCGGTGTAGCGAGCTTTCCCCGGCCACTACGTAATCGGGGCGATGCACTGCAGGAACACCTCACACCTGACCTACCCCCTTCGCCTCCGCATCCGTCCCAACCCGCTTCCCCAACCTTTCCATCAACTACTTCCGAGACTCGACATCACCTTTTCGCGTCGTGTCTCATCGTCGTTATCATCACCATCGGCGATAGATTTGTTCGCTTCGATCGTCGCATCGCCTTGACTTCCATTCGTCCTTCACGCCGACCGACCGGACCAGACAGTCGCCCAAAATGAAGGATGCTTTTTTGCTGACCGCAGCTGTGCTGCTCGGCTCCGCCCAGGGAGCAGTTCACAAAATGAAGCTGCAGAAGATCCCTCTCTCTGAGCAGCTTGTACGTCTGACCCCGTTCAAGCACGCGTCAGCGGCTACTGACCTTATCGCGTCCAGGAGGCGGTTCCCATCAACACCCAGCTCGAGCATCTCGGCCAAAAATACATGGGGTTGCGCCCACGTGAATCTCAAGCCGATGCCATCTTTAAGGGCATGGTTGCCGACGTCAAGGGCAACCATCCTATTCCCATCTCCAACTTCATGAACGCACAGTGTATGTGACGCCACTGTGGTGGCATGGATGGCTCGTCCTCAATTCGGAGACTGACACTGGAGCACCCTAGACTTCTCCGAGATCACGATTGGAACACCCCCTCAGTCATTCAAGGTGGTCCTCGATACCGGTAGCTCCAACCTGTGGGTTCCATCAGTCGAGTGCGGCTCGATTGCTTGTTACCTGCACTCGAAGTATGACTCATCTGCCTCGTCCACCTACAAGAAGAACGGAACCTcgttcgagatccgctacggGTCAGGCAGCCTGAGCGGGTTTGTCTCTCAGGACACAGTGTCCATCGGCGATATCACTATCCAGGGCCAGGACTTTGCCGAGGCGACCAGCGAGCCCGGTCTTGCCTTTGCCTTTGGCCGTTTCGACGGTATCCTTGGCCTTGGCTACGACCGGATCTCAGTCAACGGCATCGTCCCGCCTTTTTACAAGATGGTCGAGCAGAAGCTCATCGATGAGCCCGTCTTCGCCTTCTACCTGGCCGATACCAATGGCCAGTCTGAGGTTGTCTTTGGCGGTGTTGACCACGACAAGTACAAGGGCAAGATCACCACCATTCCGTTGAGGCGCAAGGCCTACTGGGAGGTTGACTTCGATGCCATTTCTTACGGCGACGACACTGCCGAGCTTGAGAACACTGGCATCATCCTGGACACCGGTACTTCTCTGATCGCTCTGCCCAGCCAGCTCGCCGAGATGCTCAACGCTCAGATCGGCGCTAAGAAGAGCTACACTGGCCAGTACACCATCGACTGCAACAAGCGCGACTCCCTCAAGGATGTCACGTTCAACCTGGCTGGCTACAATTTCACGCTCGGCCCCTACGACTACGTTCTCGAGGTCCAGGGCAGCTGCATTTCTACCTTTATGGGCATGGATTTCCCGGCTCCTACTGGGCCACTTGCGATCCTGGGCGATGCCTTCCTCCGGAGGTATTACTCCATTTATGACCTTGGCGCCGACACCGTCGGTCTGGCTGAGGCCAAGTGATTGAAGGATGGGCGGCAGGGAAAGACGATGGGTAATACGGGGAGTCTGGGAATCGGGCTTTGGACTGTGGTCTGTATCTAGTTGCTCAAGAGAGTTGTCGTTTGATTTTGTTATAGGATCTGTCTAGGAACCTTAGCAGGAGTGAAATTTTTTCGTGTACGAGCATCGGCGGGCTGAAGTGGTTTGATAACAAGTCTGGACTTGAGTACGCAGGCAGTTGCACAATCTGCTTCGCCGAGGAGAGCAAAGGCGTCCTCTTTGAAAAAGCCTACCTACGCGTCACAGGGGTATAATTTTTTGAGTTTGACCTACGCCCTGTCCCATACCAACCGCGTCCCAATCCCCGTCAACCCTTGCAATGTCATTACCCGTGGATGTATCACGTAGCAGAAGCCGACATCCCACACGCTTCAACCTTCCTATCCAGACAATGACATGGTAAGCTCATTTTTTAAAGGTCGCCGTCCTCCCTCCCTTCACGTGATTCATTTTCCTTGCGCCTTGTGGCGCATCCCCTGACTTCATGCCGTACGGATCAAAGGGTGCAAACTTGCCCCGCACCTCTTTTCTGccgccatcatcatcaccatcatcgCCGTTTGTCGCCTGCGCAGCATGTAGCACGGACGACGCCTTGCTGTAGTCAAACGGCTCCTGCTCGGCATCGTCATCATGGCCTTCCTCCTGTTCGCCCGAGGTCTGTTCGTCGGCTGCCGAGGTCGCGGCGGAGGCAGAtgtctgctgctgctgctgctgctgctgcttctggGCTTTCTTGGCGGCTCGAAGTGCCTTCCTGGCTTGAGCCTTGAGTTCCTTTGCTCCCTTTATGTCTCCGTTTTGAGCCAGTTGCTCTGCCAAGAGCTGAGCACGCTTGAACTCTTCTCGAGCAGCCTTCTTGGCTTGTTTCTTTGCCTGCTTGGCGGCCTTGTCATCACCACCCTCAACTTCCTGCTCGACACTAGGAGACTTCGGGTGGTCTTTGCCTGCGGAACTATCTCCACCCATCTCGATGTCGGAAACTGCTTCGGCTTCGGATGCTGACTCAACATCAACATCCCTAGACTTCCGCTTTCGACCAGCCTTCAGAGTGAAACCTTCTTCTTCGAGAACAGGGAGACCCTTGGTGTCTTGTTCAGCGACACGCCTGGGTGACGGTTGGTTGGTTTCCGGCAACTCCTCCTTAATAGCACCAAAGTCAAACGTGTACAGCGGAATCATATCTTCCTCGCGTATCGGCCGGGCCTTGGACGTCCCGTCTAACGACGAGTTGAGCGCCACATCCCCCCAGAGCTGGGAGCGGTCACATTTCAGTTCTTCGATGCTGAGCGGCTCACTGTCCTCTGCCGCGGCAGCTGCCACCTTCCTGACCCCGAGCGAAGTCTGAGAGGCGCCTGATGACAATTCTCGGAAGAACTGAAGCATGGTGGGGCCGTTCACACCCCTTGCCCGAGCTTCTTGAATAACCTGAAATAGCTCCTCGAGACGACCTTTGAGCCCCCGTGCGTTTGACTCCAATAGACTCCACAGAGCCTTCATGTCGGTGGGAATGATGCGTGCTATGTCGCTGAGGACCTGCTGGGTCATAATGAAGAACGGGCTCTCATCTTCCTGGCGGGCCACATCATCCCGCCACTTGTGCACCGCCTTGTAGACGGCGAACTGCTCGCCGTTGTACAGCGTCGGTGATTTGATCAAAGTATTGTACCAACCCCGGTTGCCGGCTCCAGTCTCAGGGTCACAGACGGGGTGCTCGTAACGCTGCAAAGACACCTCCTTCGACTTCTGAATAACACGGTCGATCGGGTTTCCATCGGGGTTATTCTGAGAGGCAAGCTCGGCAAGCTCGTTCCGCAGCATGTCGTAAATGTAAAGCAGGAAGTGTGTGTCTGATCGAGCGTAGTAAAACATCTCTTCGGGGAGAGGTCTGCCGGGTTAATCTCGTTAGTCAAGATGCTTGCATCGAGAGACTGAGCACGAGCTTACCTTATCCGCCAATCCGCAAGTTGATACTTTTTGTCCGCGTCAAAGTCGGCGAACTTCTTCAGTAAGAACGCCAAACTCTTGCCTGCATACCCGAGGGTGTCGCTGGCATAAAAAGTATCAAAAAGGCCCACTATATAGAGCCCAAGGTCTCGCTGGAGCCAGATGACGTCCATAAACGCGCCATGAAGTACCTAGCGCTGGTTAGCGGCACGCCGCTCCCGATTCTTCCGTGCTTGCTCACCTTGACAATCTTCGGGTCCGCGAAAACTTCGTTGAGCACCTCGAGCTTGTGTCTCCAGGGAACCAGTGTGTCAACTATCCAGTCCTTCTCTCTTGTGCTGATTTGCATCAGCGATAAAAGCCCTGCATAAGTCCTGAAATCATGATGCTCTAGATCGACAGCAATCTCGGTTGCCTGCTTCAGTTCTTGCAGCATCTCCAAAACCCCTTCGTAGGTGTCGACCCAGATTGCCTTCGTCGTCTCCATCGGCAGATACTTTATGGGCTCGCAGGACCGATAGACCTGTTCGGGATATTGCATGTTGGTGATCTCCTGCTCGTACGGATGCTTGTACCTGCAAATGGTCAACGTCTTCTCTAGTTGCAAAACGCGTGAAGCTATGAAATGAGGCATGCGTACTGGGTGCGGCCTTCTTCGTCGACAAAGGTGTCAAGACTCGTCTCCAGCGGAACACGAGCGTGAGGTTTGCTTGTCATTAGAGGCTTCCATGGTCCCGAATCAAAATTGTCTATCTTCCTTTCGAAAGCGTTCTGGGGCTTCAAGATATTGGCACGCTTCATCGACCAGTCGAGCCTGCTGGTGGTCGATCTCGAGCGTTTGAGCTCTCGGCCCTGGAGTTGGTCAGTCAACGGCGCGACAGATGATAGAAACTAAGCGCTCGTACAAGTTCGGCAGTCGGCGCATCTTTCCTCTTAACCAGACCCGTGTACTCGTCCAGGCAAGTGTCCGACTTCTCCAAGAGCGAGTCAATCACGTCCACCACGCCTTTCCATTGGATCTCTACATCGTCCACATCTTCCAGCTGAGGTTCCCGTTGGGAGGTGAAGTTGCTAGCCGACTTAAGGACGCCGCGCGCTAATCGCAGGATACGTTCCGTATTCTGATCGAGGCGAGTCGCGACCGAAGGGTGGACTGTCCGCTGAAACTGGAGGTCCTCGTTTGCGAGCGCGTTGACAGACCGTGTTACCGTGACCAGCGCAGAATGAACGGTGTCCCGCAACGACTTGAGGTCCTGAGATGACTCCATGATACTCGCGATGCCGGCGCCCAGGAATCTTATATGGCGGAGGCAATTGGCGACACGAGTGCTTTTATTCGGGGAGTCCCCATTCTCGATCCGCGCCTGACCTAGGAAGGGAACTTTTCGAGGGCCCGCTTTGTCTGGGACTGATTCGATAAGGTACCTGACGAAAGTTGCAGCAAAAGCAGACACTCAGTTCGGCCAATCAAGTGTGTTATTTATGCAGTGTGGGTACAATTGATAAGATAAGCTTTGATGCGGCTACCATACTGTAGGGTAGGAGTGGTGCAGGCAGTTGACCCTGTTTCTCACAATCTACGGAGTAGTGGAGCGcaaagtactccgtactacaGAGTACGACTCGGGACTTGCATCCGGTGAATCACACCTGGAGCTTAGATGATCAGTAGCGCAGAACTCAGCATCGGTCTCGATACATGACATCCTTACAAGAGCGTTTGCGAAGACAGACACCATAGCTCATCCAGGCATCAACGTCCAAGATGTCTCAATCACTCGCGCCAGAGTGCAACGAAATCAAGGAGTGAGTGAACTTGAACTATTGCATGTCGTGATCAGGCTGACAACGGCTGCTTACGAAGACGCTACGACACTTGCTTCTTGAAATGGTACAGCGAAAGTAAGTTTTTGGCGGTTCTCTTCTTTTTTGGTGTGATCTTTTGACACTTATGATCCATATGGGCAGAATACCTCCGTGGGATCGGCACGACAGACAATAATGAATGTGCTGGCTTGTTTAAGGAGTACAGCTCCTGTTTGAAAGTAGGGTGGCTCACATCTTCCACGAAATACGCTACTTCTTCACAGGGCTGATGGGTCTGTTCACTAGGGAGCACTCAAGGAGCGCGGTATTGATAAACTGCTGGATGAAGCTCGGGAAGACAATAAGGATAATGATGCAACGTTGATGGGGAAGAAGAAATGTAAGTGACCCCGAGTCTCGAGCCGGTGAGTGATAAATCTGACGGGCCTTTGCCTCTAGAGCGGAAGCATTCCCGAGGCATTCCATACCCCCAGCCTGCAGTCATCTGGCCTGCAGAAGTTCTGTACGATTATTGTACGCAGTATTTGTGTCATCAACGTCCATACGCGCATCCACTCATCCAGAGTTCAGTCATGTTGTGTCTCTGGTAATCCTGAAGTGTAAAATAGTTCGAATCAAGCGCTTTGGATGGGCTTAGACAAAACAAGCATTAATATAGGGGTTTGTTAGAAAGATAAACGGTGAATGGGACGGAAAAGTACTCTACAACAGTTGCAACATTTTCATCGAGATGACATCGACATGAGATTCCAGATGAAGTACTCCTCTCAAATTTGTCTAGTAGGACCAGCTCCTGGCAATATTATGGCCTTGGGGAAGAAACACTTACACTCATTGCTTGCGCAGCTCTAATTAAGCAAGCAGTAAGTGAGCGTCATGACTGGTCCGCGGTTTGCCCTAAGCAATCCCGTCTACAAAGCTCTGTGTACGTAAATTGCTTGAATTGGTAGATTGCATTGCGAACTCGTCTACTAGCTCAGATGCCTCTTGGTTATATGTATTGTCAATTAATGCAACGGGCAACATAATCAAACCAATTGGTTCGTTCAGTTAGGAAGGCGGCCATCAGGCTAGCCGAGGAGTATCTTGGTTCGAGAGGCCGACACCTCACCTTAGTCACGAATGTTTGTAGAATATGTAGTCACGAATGTTTGTAGAATATGTGCTAGAACTATTATGAGTAAATTGTCATCGTTTCTAGGCATTTCTTCCAACAGGGCCACCGCCCCCATAGAGGAGGAAACCAAGAGGTCATTGATATACTTACAGCCATTCCTCCCAGGAACACAAGAGCAAGTCTGCTGGTAGTTTGCAGGATGAGGCGTGCAGCCAATTGAATGAAGGAGATGTCCCTCGTATTCTTCACTGGTCTCTGAGCTCTACCTGTTGTTGCCGTGCTACATTTCTCCTCATGCCAGGCATGGATGCGCCTTTGGCCTCCTAGATCTGCAGGATGTAGGTTCGAGCAATTTCAGCCTTTCCGCAGTCCAAGCTAGGATGCCAAAGCCacttattaagtaatacccaAGTTCTTCATCGAATCCAGGGCTTCGGCTACCAGTACTCCCGAATAGGCAATACACTACCGtaaggtacggagtactaccATCATTTATACCATGTTTTTACGAGAGTGCAGTGGGCCAGTGAACATCCTACTTAGTACGTAGGACCCACCCACCAATCTCCACAAACTCCGGATTCGCACGCTAAGTGGAATTCAAGGTTCTGGACCTCGGGGTTTCAATTCCCCTTTCACACTTGGATACTGTGAAACGCAAGTGTTAGACCACGGTCGAGCTCACCCTCGCTGCTCGATATACCTGCGCCGACGCCGAAACGTGGGTTCACCAACAGTCGCGCCGGCATTTCGTCCCCAACCATCGGATCGCCTCAGCCTCTGCCCGGAATGCTCTGGCCATAGCCCACAGCGCGATTCTATGCACCCCTTCTCCATCTTGACTCTTGGCATCTTTGTAGCTGGCTACATCACCGCTCGATGGGACCTCGTCACCCGTCTCTATGAGCTTGCCATTTTCGCCTGGAACTACGGAGTGGTCGTAAGCAAcggcccccctccccctcccccctccccaccTGGCGGCGACGCTGCTTCTGCGTTTCTGCGCCGAACGCCTTTCTGCGCCGAACGCCGATCGAATTCTGACGAAGCCTTCTCTTGTGCAGACACGCGCCGCCAAGGGCTTTGTCGTGCTCAGCCTGGTTTTCCTCAGCATATTTCTCCCGGTGGAGCGGCTTGCGACGCGAGAGGGGGACCTGGTACGACACTGCATTTCACGCGCCTTGGTCAAGCTTCCAGTTAGAGCTGACTGCCCGTTTCAGCATCCGCGCTCGACTTCATCCGGCATCTCGGCCAGGGAGCAACTCAGACGGCGGGGTTCTTTTTAGCTGATTCGACTGCGCTCTTGCTGTCGGACATGCCAGATAATGATGGTCTGATGCGCGTGTTTTGGCCGGCCGATCTGCCGCGGTCGGACCTGAAGGGCGTGGTAGTGGGGTGGAGGAACTCGGCTCTGGACGTATTTGTGCTGGCCATCCTGGAAGAGGTCGAGGTGTGTGCGCGTAGGCGAACATTGAGGACAGTGGAGGGTGAGATTGCTGACTCAACCCCTAGCTTCGGAATGTCGAATTCGCCCTCAAGATTGGCACGCTCCTCCGCAACGCTCCCCATCCCGTAAGCCGCATCTACGAGCTGTGCGGCCAGACATCGATATGCGTCCTCGGCCTGTCCAACACCCCAGACTCGGTCGAGATTGATCCGTCATGGATACGCGTCACGGTCGGGCCCAAGCGCCGTGTCCCTGCCATCACATGTCCGCGAGCCTCGAGCATTCAGCTGATCCTCTTTGAGAGACCGAATCCCACTAGAATGCAATATATTTCCCTAAACCCAATCGAGTTGGCTCTTGACGACAAGCACGATAGTTTCCGGCAAGATGTGTCTGATGGAATTGAAGACGATgacgagaaggaggagcgCAGGAAGAAGGAGCAACAGAGACAGCTCGTCGAGAAGCTGAAGCAGCATTCAATCTTTAAGCGTGTGCC encodes:
- a CDS encoding aspartic protease, with the translated sequence MKDAFLLTAAVLLGSAQGAVHKMKLQKIPLSEQLEAVPINTQLEHLGQKYMGLRPRESQADAIFKGMVADVKGNHPIPISNFMNAQYFSEITIGTPPQSFKVVLDTGSSNLWVPSVECGSIACYLHSKYDSSASSTYKKNGTSFEIRYGSGSLSGFVSQDTVSIGDITIQGQDFAEATSEPGLAFAFGRFDGILGLGYDRISVNGIVPPFYKMVEQKLIDEPVFAFYLADTNGQSEVVFGGVDHDKYKGKITTIPLRRKAYWEVDFDAISYGDDTAELENTGIILDTGTSLIALPSQLAEMLNAQIGAKKSYTGQYTIDCNKRDSLKDVTFNLAGYNFTLGPYDYVLEVQGSCISTFMGMDFPAPTGPLAILGDAFLRRYYSIYDLGADTVGLAEAK